The sequence below is a genomic window from Meiothermus sp. Pnk-1.
CACTCGGATCTCACCAAAAGCCGTGTCCCGACCGCTGATCTGCGGCTCAAACGGCGGTTGCTCCGGTTCAACTTGCTCGACGTGGTGATCGCCATGAGCATCGCCGGGCTCATCAATATGTCCATGCTGGCCGCGGCGGCAGCCACCTTTCACGCGGCGGGGAAATCGGATATAGCCGACCTCACCACCGCCTACCAGACCCTCACTCCCCTTTTGGGGCCGCTGGCCGCGCTAGCTTTTGGGGTGGCCCTGCTGGCTTCTGGAATATCCTCAAGCACCGTGGGCACCATGTCCGGGCAGGTCATCATGCAGGGCTTTGTCCAGTTCCAGATTCCCCTATGGCTGCGCCGGCTGATCACCATGCTCCCGGCCTTCGTGGTGATCCTGTTGGGCCTCGACCCCACCAATGTGCTGGTACTCTCCCAGGTGGTGCTCTCCTTTGGTATCCCCTTCGCCCTGATCCCCCTGCTGCTCTTCACCGCCAACCGGCGCATCATGGGCGAGCTGGCCAACTCCAAGCTGGTCACCTACACTGGCTGGGTTATCGCCGCTTTCATCATCGGGCTCAACCTCTACCTGCTCTACCAAACCCTCCTGGGAGGATAAGGACAGTGGGTGCGCATCTTCACGCCCCGGCTCGGTTATGGCCGGGGCCTGGTTATGCGATCCACCGCGTACCGCGAACTCCGCCCAATGCCCCCGCCCCCCCTGAGGCTCACGGCACGTCCCGGCTAGCCCGGTTGCCCGCCGCGTCCACCGCGATCACGGTGGCGCGCTTGGCGGGAACCTCGACGAAGAAGGGCACATCCTTGCCCTTGGGCAGCGAGAGCGGGCTGAAGCGGCCTCCGTACTCGAGCGCTACCCGGTCGACCCCGGTATCGTCGGAGACTTTTCCGGTGATGCGGATGCCGGTTTGCACCTGGAAAGTTTCGGTGCGGGTCTCCTGGACGGTCTGGGGAGCGGAGGTGGGGTCGTTGGGGTCGGCGGGCTTGGTCACCTCCACCTGGCGGCTACGGGTGCGCGTCTCGTACACCGGCTCGAGGCGCTCGATTTTGATCACCGGCGGCTGCGCGTCGAGCACCAGCGGCAGCTTGAGCGTTCGCGTGAGTCCTGCGGTATTGGTCGCGCTCAGGGTGAGTTCCACCTGGCCCGATTGCAAAGCCTCCAGGCGGAATTTGAAGCTCACCAGCTTCTTGCCCCGCTCCTCCGCCGCCAAGAGCTCGCGCTCTCCCTGGGCGCTCGAGACCCGCACGCTCTGCACCCCGCTATCGTCGAGGGCGTAACCCTCCACGCTGAGCGAGCGGCCCCGCGCCACCACTCCGCCCGGCGGGCTGGTCACCCCCAAGAGCGGGGGGGTGAGGTCTTGGGTACGGGTGCAGGCGCTGAGCAAAACCAACAACAAGAGGGGAGCAAAGCGCATCCCCTCCATGATAGGGCTTTTCCGCTATTGGCGGAAAATGATGCCCACCCGTCCCCCGAAATCCAAACCGAATCCACGCCAACTCGCCAGGTCGCCCAATCCGATGCCCACCCCGAGCTGACCCTCACCGTAGGCGCTAAAGGGCATCCCTGGGAACTGGTACTCGAGCCCGACCAGGCCGTGAGGAAAAAGATAGATCCCGGTATAGCCGGCTGCCGTCCAGAAACCCACCCCGGCCCCCGCGCCGAAGTACCAGTTGAAGTCGAAGCCTGGGGCTGCCGGCAGGGCGCTTTTGCCGATCATATAGGCCGCGTCGCCACCGAAACCGAACCCGCTCAGCCCCGCGCCCACCCGGAAAGGCCCAGTCTGGAACTGAGCCCCGATCCAGGTCGGCCAGCCCGAGTAGATGCCGAATCCAGAGGATTGAGCAGCAGCAAACGAGAACAGAACCACGACGACGAGAAGCGCCAACCGCTTTTTCATCTGATACCTCCGAGGAGAGTCAGCCAAAGATACAACTTTTTGCTCTTGCTCTCCTAGAGCGAACTATACCGGCTCGGCGTTACTCGAGCGTTACTGCCCCAGCCCCACGAAAAAAGGCGGTGCGCAGCGCACCGCCTCAGGTCAGCATAAACCCGCTTAGGGGAAGTAGACGCGCGGGCCCACCACGATGCTCAATCCAACCCCCGAGCCCCCACCGGCGAAGCTCACCCCTAGCTGCAGCTCCGTACGGAGGGAAAAATACCTCTCTAGCGGGAACTCGAGCCCGGCGATGCCGCGTAGTCCGAAAGCGGTGGCCCCACCTGCGGTCAAACCGACCCCTCCGCCCAAGTTGAAGTTGAGGTTGGAAGCCTGCACCGGATAGAGCACGTCGGCGAAAAGGCCAAAACTTGCCGCCCCTCCCGCCGCCGCAATGACGACTCCCCCCCGCGCATCCAGCGGGCCAAGCAGCCGCTCAGCCCCCACGGTTGCCCCTAGGCTAAGGCCAAAGCCCGGCACCAGGCTCAGCTCACCCCCGAGCGCCTCCCCAAACAACCTCCCCTGGGCTGAAGCCACCGATACCGCCAGTGCGGCCACCAAAGCGATCCACAGGCGTTTCATCATACTTACCTCCGCGCACCAGGATAGCACAGGGCGATTTCAGATTTCTACCAACTTCTTCAGAATGGCTTAATGATGGAGGGCACTTCAGGTCGTATAGAGCGCATTGATGCGAATGTACTCCTCGGTAAGGTCGCAGCCCCAGGCTACCCCCTGCCCCTCTCCCTCGCCTAGGTCTACCTCGACGATTACCTCTTCCGCCCGCATGGCTGTGCTGGCGGCCACGCGGTCGAACTCGAGCACCCGCCCCGCATATAGGGGGATCCCCTGGAGGGAGATCCGCACCCGCTCCACCGCGAAGTGGGCCCCGGATTTGCCGATGGCCATCATCACCCGGCCCCAGTTGGGGTCGTTGCCGTAGACGGCGCTCTTCCATAGAGGGCTGGCCGCCACCGCCAGCGCAGCCTTACGCGCCTCCTCGTCCGAGCGGGCCCCGCTGACCTTTACGGTGAGCAGCTTGGTGGCCCCCTCGCCGTCGCGGGCCAGTTGCCGGGCCAGCGAGACGCACACCCCCTCGACCGCCGCCCAAAACTCTGCGGGCGGGACTTCCCCCGCTGCCCCGTTGCTCAGGAGCACCGCCATGTCGTTGGTGGAGGTGTCGGTGTCCACCGTGACCTGGTTGAAGCTCCTGTCCACCACCGCCTTCCAACCCCGGCGGAGCTCGGTTTGGGGAACTGCGGCGTCGGTGAGGACGTAGGCCAGCATGGTGGCCATATTGGGCTGGATCATCCCGCTGCCCTTGCAGATGCCCACCACCCGGGCCCCTCCGGGGAGCTCGGCTTCGGCCATCTTGGGTACCAAGTCGGTGGTGAGGATGGCCTCCATGAAGGGATCCACCTCGGGCCCTAGCTGGATCTGCGGCAGCCCCGCCGCGATCTTCTCGATGGGCAAGGGCTGGCCGATCACCCCGGTGGAGCCGGTCAGGACGGCCTCTGGAGCGATTCCCAGTTGAGCCGCAGCCAGCTCGGCCATGCGGCGGTCGGCCTCCACCCCCGCCTGTCCGGTGGCGCAGTTGGCGTTGCCGGCATTGACCACGATCGCTTGGAGCAATCCCCCGCTGGCGTATAGCTGTCGCCCCCGGTGCACGCAAGGGGCCGCGGCCCGGTTCAGCGTGCCTACGAAGGCCCAGGTACAGGGAACCCCGGCGACCAATAGGCCCAGGTCTGGCTTGCCCGAGGGTTTGATCCCCGCCCGCGTGGATCCGGCGCGAAAGCCGATAGGTAGTCTCATGCCGATAGCTTAACGCCTTCGCCCTGCGCAGGGGTTGCCCGCAGGCCCAGGGCCTCCTGGTAGACCTCGAGGTACCGGGGCAGGATCACCTCGGGGTGAAAGCACTCGACCGCCCGGGCCCGCGCCTGCTCACCCAGGCGCCGGTGATGGACCGGCTGGGAGAGGGCCTCGAGGGCCGCCTCGGCCATCCCCTCGATATCGCCCACCGCCCGCAGGTAGCCGGTCTTTCCCTCCTCCACCACCTCCGGCAGCCCCCCCACCCGGCTCGCCACCACCGGCACCCCGCAGGCCATCCCCTCCAGCACGGCCAGGCCGAACGACTCCTGTTCGGAGGGCATCAGCATGAGGTCGGCCAGGCCCAGCACCCGCTCGACCTCGGGGATGAACTCCAAAAACTGCACCCGGCCCATCACCTCGAGTTCCTGGGCCAGCGCGAAGCACTCCGGGCGCTCAGGGCCATCCCCCACCATCAGGAGCCGGGCGGGGAGCTTGGCGGCGACCTTGGCAAAGATCCGGATCACGTCCTGGGGCCGCTTGACCCGGCGGAAGTTAGAGACATGGATGAGCAGGGCCTCATCGGGCTGGGCAAAGCGGGCCCGCAGCAGCGGATCCTGGATGGGCTTGAAGCGCTCGGGGTCCACCCAGTTGTGGATCACGTGGATGGGGCGGTGGATGCCGAAAGCCGCCTGGGTATGGCGGGCCAGGTCGTGCGAGACCGCCGTCACCGCGTCGGAAGCCTCGATGGCGTGGCGGGTGGTGTCCTTCAGCGCGGGCTCGAGGCCCAACAGCGTCACGTCGGTGCCGTGCAAGGTGGTCACCACCCGGAAAGCCCCGCGGGTGATCTCGCGGGCCAGGAGGGCGCTGGTGGCGTGGGGGATGGCGTAGTGGGCATGCACGATCTCGATCTGGTGCTCCTCGACCAGCCGGGTCAGGGCGTTGGCCGCGGTGAGGGTGGAGAGCGCGTCGTCGAAAAGGGGATAGTCTACCGTACCGATCTGGTGGAACTGTACGTGCTCGCGCCCGACGGCGGCATCCGCGGGGGTCACCCCCAACAGCCGCCCGATCCTGCGGATCATGCCCTGGAAGAAGCTCTCGCTGCGCCAATCGGGTTCCTGGGTCAGGCGAAAGGGCCGCCTGGGGGCCACGATGTGGACCTGATGACCCCGCTTGGCCAGGGCCAGGGCCAGTTCGGTCGCGACCACCCCCGAGCCCCCCGCAGAGGCGTGACACAAGATCGCTATGTTCATCCAGCACCTCCTCGCCTTGGGACGCTAATCCCGGCTCAAAACGGGCAGACAGGGTCTTGCCTCTGGGCAGAAAATATGCCCGGAAGCTGAGAGTTGACTGAGGGATAAGGCCCAGCCAGCCTCATAGCAGCGTACGGAACGGCCTCGAGCGGGAGGTTAGGAATTAAAGGCGATAGCTGTACGCCCTTTCCGTCCCTATCATCAGGTCGAGGTTCTGCACCGCCGCCCCCGAGGCCCCCTTGCCCAGGTTGTCGAAGCGGGCGATGAGCAGGGCCTGCTCGCGCTCGGGGTTGGTGTAGACGAAGAGCTCCATGCGGTTGGTACCGTTGAGGGTTTGGGGGTCGAGCACGGGGTGGTGGGCGCCATAGGTCTCCAGGGGCATCACCGTGACGAAGCGCTGGCCCCGGTAGTGCTCGGCTAGGGCCGCGTGCAGCTCGGCAGCCTTAACCCGCTGCGGCAGGGTCCACAGGTGCACCGGGATCACGATGAGCATGCCCTGGGCGAAGCGGCCCACCGCGGGGGTGAAGATGGGCGGGTGGGTCAGGCGGGAGTACTGGGTCATCTCGGGCACGTGCTTGTGGGTCAGCTCGAGGCCATAGGCGCGGTAATCCCCGGCCAGGCGGTGCTCGCCGCGGCCCTCCATGGCCTCGATGAGCTGCCGCCCGCCGCCGCTGTAACCCGAGATTCCCTGCACCGAGGCCGCGAAGTCGTGGGGCAAGAGCCCGGCGTCCACCAACGGGCGCAAGAGGGCGATGGCCCCGGTGGCATAGCAGCCGGGGTTGGCGACGAAGCGGGCCCGGCGGATTCGCTCCGGCTGTTCGGAGCTCATCTCGGGGAAGCCGTAGACCCAGCCCTCGGCCACCCGGTGCGCAGAGCTGGCGTCGAGGAGGCGGGTGTCGGGGTTCTCCACCAGGCCCACCGTCGCCCTGGCCACGTCGTCGTGCAGGCAGAGGATGGCCACGTCGGCCTGGTTCAAGAGGCGCTTGCGCTCGGCCTCGTCCTTGCGCTTGGCGGGGTCTATCGAAAGGAGTTCGAGGTCGTTGCGCCCGGCGAGCCGTAGGCGAATCTGTAGCCCGGTGGTCCCCGCTTCCCCGTCGATGAAGATCTTCGGCTTTCTCATCGTTTACCAGGACAGTACTAGAGGCGCGTCAGGGAAAGCCAGGGGAGCTACCGGTTCGGCGGGGTCGTGATCCCGACGGGAGAGGTAACGGCTGCCCTTGGGCTGGCGGTAGACCTCGACCCGGTAGGCCTCAGGGTTTACGATCCAGACCTCAGGGATGCTGGCCTTCGCGTACACGGCCAGCTTTTTGCGGTCGTCCTCGAGGGTGGTTACGGCGACCTCGAGCACAAGGTACACGTCCTGGGCCTGAGGGTGTTCATGGCGATAATCGGCCACCCGGATCAGGGCCAGGTCGGGCTGGGGCATGGAGTGCTGGCCCAAACGGAGGGGGTTCTGGGTGCTAACCAGGGCCCTGCCCCGGAAATTCTCGTAGAGCGCGTCCTGAAACTTGCGTACCAGCGTGGCGTGAAGCGGTCCTATGGCCGGCATTTCGTAGACGACTCCCTCGATGAGTTCATAGCGCTTGTCCGGCGGCAAGTTCAGGCGGTAGAAGTCTTCCACCGTCAACTTGTAGCGACGAGAGAGAGTTTGAGGCTCACGTACCGCCATGATCTCAGTCTACCCCCTCAGCCCAGCAGGTGGTACAGCAGCGCCTTCTGCGCGTGCAGGCGGTTCTCGGCCTGGTCGAAGACCCGGCTCTTGGGGTGCAAGGTGGCCTCCTCGACCACCTCCTCGCCGTAGTGGGCCGGCAGGCAGTGCAGGAAGATGCCGTCCGGGGCGATGAGATCCAGCATGGCCGGGGTCACCTGGAAGCCGGCGAAGTCCTTGATCTTGCGGCGCTGGCTGGCTTCTTGCTCCTGGCCCATGGAAACCCACACGTCGGTGTAGAGCACCTGGGCGCCCCGGGCGGCCTCGAGGGGGTCGTGGGTGAGGGTGATGTCGGCCCCCAGCTTGAGGGCCTCCATCAGGATCAGCGCGTTGGGCTCGTAGCCGCGCGGGGTGGCGATGGTGAGCTTGGCCCCCGAGAGCACCGCGCACTGGATGTGGGCGTTGGCCATGTTGTTGCCGTCGCCGATGTAGGCCACCCGCAGGCCGCGGGTGTCGGGGAAGGACTCCTCGATGGTCTGGTAGTCGGCCAGGAGCTGCACCGGGTGCAATAGGTCGGAGAGGCCGTTGATGACCGGCTTGGAGGAGTAGCGGGCCAGCTCTTCGAGCGTGGAATGGAGGTAGACCCGCGCCATGATGCCATCCACCCAGCGCTCGAGGTTCAGGGCGATGTCCCGCACCGGCTCGCGGGTGCCCAGCCCGATCTCGGCGTTGGTGAGGTTGACGGCGTGCCCGCCGAGCTGGTTCATGGCCACCTCGAAGGTGGTGCGGGTGCGCAGGGAGGGCTTCTCGAAGATCATGGCCAGGGTTTGGCCCTCGAGGGGGCGTTGGCCCTTGAACTCCCCCCGCTTCATGGCGTGGGCGGTATCCAGGACCAGGCGGTACTCCGCAGGGGAAAGATCGAGGTTGGAGAGGAAATCGCGCCCCTTCAGGCTCGAGACGGTTGGCTTCGCTTCGACCACGGGAATCCTCCATAAGCTCGCATAACTAAGCAAGCGAGAGTTTGATTATACGCCCAAACCCCGCTGGCCCAGCCGGCTACCATTTGGCAATCAATTTTTCAATCACAAATACTTCCTCTTGACAATAGTTCATTTTGAAAGTAAATTGGTGAGGTTATGTCTTGGACGGTACTCACCCGTATGTGGAAGCTCATGCGGGACCTCCGAGATGAGACCCTACCCCAGCTCGAGCGCCTGGGGCTGGCCCCTAACGACCCCTGGCTGCTGGCGGGCATCGAGCACCACCACCACCCCACCGAGGTGGTGCGTCTGACGCAGATGCCCGCCCCCACGGTAAGCCAGATGCTCAAGCGGCTCGAGGCCGAGGGGTTGCTGGTCCGCTCGCTCGATCCCTCCGACCTGCGGCGCTACCGCTTCGAGCTGACCCCTCGAGGCTGCGAGGTGTTAAGGGAAAGCCGCACCTTGCTTATGGGCGCGATGGAGCGGAGGCTCGAGCGCCTCACCCCCGAGCAGCGCCGCCAGTTCGTCGAGCTGCTGGATATTCTCGTCCAGAGCGATCCCGAGAAAGCAAGAAAGGAGTGATTATGGCCGAACCCATCCGCCCGGCTCCTGCCGAACCGGCGCACAACGGAATTCCACGCGAAAACCGCCTGACGCTTATCGGCATCATGTTAGGGCTATTCCTAGCCGCCCTCGACCAGACCATCGTCTCTACCGCGCTGCCCAAGATCATCGCCGACCTCAACGGCACCGAGCTATATGCTTGGGTCACTACCGCTTATCTGTTGGCCTCCACGGTCTCGGCCCCTATCTTCGGGCGCCTGACCGAACTCTTCAGCCGCAAGTCCATCCTGCTCATCGCCATTCTGATCTTCCTGGGGGGCTCAGCGCTGTGCGGGCTGAGCCAGAACATGCCCGAGCTGATCATCTTCCGCGGCATTCAGGGGATCGGCGGCGGGGCGCTGTTTGCCCTGGCCCTCACCACCATCGCGGTGCTCTTCCCTCCGCGCGAGCGCGGACGGGTGGGGGGGCTCTTCGGCGCCGTCTTCGGGGTCAGCAGCGCGGTCGGCCCCTGGCTGGGCGGTCTCCTCACCGATCACCTCTCCTGGCACTGGGTCTTCTACATCAACATGCCCGTAGGGGCAGTGGCCCTGTGGTTCATCGGGCGCTTCATGCCCCGCCTGAGGCCCGACCACCGCGAGAGCTTCGACTTTCTGGGGGCCGCGCTACTCATCGCCTGGACGGTTCCGCTGATGCTGGCCTTCTCCTGGGGCGGCAGCACCTACCCCTGGGGCAGCCCCCGCATCCTGGGCCTGTTCGCCCTGAGTGCGGTAGCCCTGGCGCTGTGGGTCTGGTCGCAAAACCGCGAGAAGCACCCACTGTTCGACCTCTCGATCCTCAAGATTCGCACCTTCAGCATCGCCTCGATCGCCGTCTTCTTCTACGGGCCGGCTTTCTTGGGGGCGGTGGCCTTCTTGCCGCTGTACCTGCAGGTGGTGAAGGGGGTCTCGGCCTCGGCCTCGGGGGTCACGGTGCTGCCGATGACCCTAGGGGTGGTGCTCGGCGCTACCGGGAGCGGGATTCTCTCGGGGCGGCTGGGCCGCTACAAGCCCCTGCTCATCATCGGCACCCTCTGGCTGCTGGCGGTCTTTCTTACCTTGCATTTCGTGCTGAGCGTGAACACCCCGTTGTGGCTGGCGATTGTTTTCTTCTTCCTGCTGGGGCTCGGCCTGGGGCCTTCCCAGTCGCTGTTGCAGATCGCGGCGCAAAACAACATCCCGCCGCAGCGTCTGGGTTCGGCCACCGCAGCCACCCAGCTCATCCGGCAGATCGGCTCCACCATCGGGATCGCGCTGTTGGGAACGGTGCTCACCCAAAACCTCAACGCCGAGACCTGCAAGGTCTTCCCGGACAACGCCTCGTGCAAGCCCGGGGCGCTGATGCAGCGGAACAACGAAGGCGGCACGGGGGCCAACCTGGATGAGCAGTTCCAAAAGCTCGAGGCCCAGATCGTCGCTGCCCTCAAAGGAGATGAGGCGGCCTACGAAGAGCTGCTGGCGAACAAGGATCTCCCTGAGGACGTAAAGGGCAAGCTGGTCAGAGGGGGGCTCCCGGCCCAGTTCAAGGACATCGAGGCTAAGGTGATCGCCGCGCTCAAAGGCGACGAAAGGGCCTACGCCGAGCTGGTAAACGATCCCAACGTCCCCACCGAGCTCAAGTCCAAGTTGGTCAAGGGCGGCATCCCCGCGCAGTTCCAAAAGCTCGAGGCCCAGGTCACCGCCGCGCTCAAAGGCGACGAAAGGGCCTACGCCGAGCTGGTAAACGATCCCAACGTCCCCGCCGAGCTCAAGTCCAAGTTGGTCAAGGGGGGCATCCCCGCCCAGTTCAAGGAGCTGGGGGATCAGGTCGAAGCCGCCCTGCGCGGGGATATCGCCGCCTACAACGCCCTGATGCGCAACCCCCAGGTCCCCGCCGAGCTCAAGTCCCGCCTCGTCAAGGGGGGCATCCCCGCCCAGTTCAAGGAGCTCGAGCGCCAGGTGGAGGCTGCCCTGCGAGGAGACCTGCGAGCCTATAACGCCCTGGTGAGCAACCCACAAGTCCCCGCCGAGCTCAAGTCCAAGTTGGTCAAGGGGGGCATCCCCGCCCAGTTCAAGGAGCTGGGGGATCAGGTCGAAGCCGCCCTGCGCGGGGATATCGCCGCCTACAACGCCCTGATGCGCAACCCGCAAGTCCCCGCCGAGCTGAAATCCCGCTTGATCAAAGGCGGCATCCCCGCCCAGTTCCAAGCGCTCGAGGCCCAAGTGGAGGCCGCCCTTAGGGGGGATGAGGCCGCCTACACCGCCCTCATCCGCAACCCCCAGGTCCCCGCCGAGCTCAAGTCCCGCCTCGTCAAGGGGGGCATCCCCGCCCAGTTCAAGGAGCTCGAGGGGCTTTTGATCGCAGCGCTGAACGGGGATCCCCAGGCTTACCAGGCCGTGCAGAACAACCCGCAGATCCCGGCCCGGTTCAAGGGGCAAATCCCTCAGGGCGGGATCGCCGCCCAGGTTCAGGCCCAGCTCGCCCAGACCGAAAGCCTGCTCGAGGCCGCCCTCCAGGGCGACGCCCAGGCCGCCCAGGCGCTGCGGGCCACCCCCAACCTGGACCCCCGCATCCAGGCCCTCCTGGATAACCCGCCCCCTCCGGAAGCCCGCCCCGCAGCCTTGGCCCAGGTCAAAGCCGGGCTCGAGGCCCAGCTCCCGCAGATCGTCGCGGCGGCCACCCAGCAGGCCACATCCGGAATCAAGGCTGGCTTACAGCAGGCCCAGGCCGAGGCGTTGGCCCAGGCTATTGCCGGGGTCAAGGCGGGCTTGGCCCAGGCCCAGAGCCAGGCCATCGCGGCAGCCGTTGCCGCGGTACGGGAAAACCTGCGCCAAGCCCAGGCCCAGGCCACCGAGGCGGCCATCGCAGCGGTCAGGAAGAACCTCCAGGCCGCCCAGACCAGCGCCACCGAACAGGCGGTACGAGCGGTGCGGGAAAACCTGCGCCAAGCCCAGGCCCAGGCCACCGAACAAGCGGTACGGGCCGTGGTCGAGAACCTGCGCCAAGCCCAGGCTACCGCCGAGGAAAAAGCCATCCGGGCGGTGCGGGAGAACCTGGCGACGGCTGAGCAAAAAGCCCTGGTGGAAGTGCCGCAGACCGTGGTGGCCAACCTCGAGCAGACCAAGGCCAAGCTCCATAACGCGCTGAACAACGGCATCACCAACGCCGAGAAGAACATTTTCCTCTACGCCGCGGCTTTTGTGCTGATCTCGCTGGTTTTCATCGGGCTGCTGCCCAACGACGAACTGCGGGGCGGGGGCGGCTTTGGGGCTCGAGGCGGGCAGGCCGGGCCGCCTGTGGCGGCGCACTAGGAGTGTTCCCAACTCGTTGCCAACCACTTCTCCTATGGAGGTTCCCTGGAGCAACCCGATGCCCTAGGCTTCAACCGCCGCTCTAAACCAAGCGCTGGGGCAGGAGGCTGCAAAAGCCCCTGCCCTTGAATCTTGGTGTAACCTCAGAGGAACTCGCTACACGTCCTCTTTTGGACTCCGCACCAAGACTTGCTTGAGCAGCGCTTTCATTCGTTGGACGTACTCCTCGTGGCTCCAGCCGCACTCTACAGTCAGGTTTTCCCAGGTCTGTACCGACATCAGCGCCCACAGCAGGTCACTGGCGGCTTGCGGCGACCACCCGGAGGCCAGCATTCCGTCACGGAGTAGACAATTGATTACTTTGCGGCTGTTTTCACGCAGCATTCGGGTGCGGTCGTCCCAAGCGGCAGCAGCATCTGGGTCGGTCTCGCGGGCCGAGAGCAGTGCTTTGGACAGCCCGTAAACCTCAGGGATGTAGTTCCCCCAGATCTCGAGGTAGGTCTCGAACGATTCCACCCCGGTGACGGCTTGTTGTCCCTGGCGCAACCGCTCTTCGAGACCCCGCACTTGGTCGAGGTAGTGGGTAGTGGCAATCAACAGCTCGGCGCGGGAACGAAAATACAGATAGAGCGCTTGCCGGGATATACCCGCGGCCTTAGCAATATCGCTCATCCGCACCCCCTCTCCCCGCTTTTCTTCCATCAACCGCCAAGCCTCTCTGAGGATGCGCTCTCGGGTATCGGTTTGCGGACTTGACATTGCGTCAAGCATACCCTATACTCGCCTCACGCCGACTTGACATCGTGTAAAGCTCATAGGGGGTGCGTTTGGGTAAGGCACCCTTGGGCACGGTCTGCTGTTGCTCCTGACTCGTCAAGGAGGGTATCATGACCGGAAGTAGTGTGGCTTCGATAGCGAGGTTCGCCTTTTCCCGATGGGCGAAAGCTGCCACGGTAGTGGGGGTTCCGCTGGCACTAGCGGTGCTCGAGCTGTTTCACCCCCATGTCCGTGACCCCACTGAACTCAGCCGACAAAGCTTGCCCACCTGGTTGCTGGTGCATTATCTTCAGATCGCCCTGTTTCCCTTGGCAGCCCTTAGCCTTGGGCTACTCACCGCTGGACTTAGCGGCCCGATGGTAGTGTTGTCACGAATTGCCTTGTTCGTCTTTGCGGTAGATTTCGTGGCCTTCGACACCGCCGCTGGGGTAACGACCGGAGTGTTGGTGGAGGCGGCTCAGAACGCAGGGGCGCTGGCGGCCTGGCAAGCCCCGCTGCTAACGGTATGGAACCATCCGATAATCGGCGGGATGGGTTCACCGCTGTTGGCGGTGGTGGGAACTACCGCTTGGCTGGTAGGCGCGCTAGCATCAGCCTTTACCCTGCGTCGGGCTGGGGCTTCGTGGGGTTTAGTAGCGTTACTGGGCGTCTCAGCGTTGGGCCTTGCGGTGTTTAGAACCCACGCCTGGCCGGGTGGCCCGCTGAGTTTTGGAGCCCTGGCTTTGGCCGCAGCTTGGGGGCAGTGGGGGGGCGCGGCTCAGCACTCAGGAGGTGGCCGATGACCGTTAACCCGAGGGGAAACACCTTGCGGGTGGGTGATATGGAAGTTTGGTACAAGGTGACGGGCAGCGGTCCACCCTTGGTCGTACAGTCACCCGGCTGGGGCTTTGGCAGTGCGTTCTATCAGCAAACTCTGAATCCCCTGGAGGGGCACTTCACCCTGCTCTATTACGATACCCCCGGCAGCGGCCAGTCAGCAGCTCCGCGCCAAGAAGATATCCAGGTGGGCACCTTTGTAGAAGTCCTCGAGGCCCTGCGCCACCACTTGCACCTGGAGGCCTTCGCCCTGCTAGGCCACTCGCACGGCGGCTTTATCGCTATGAACTACGCCCTGAAGTACCCGCAATCTCTATCTCACCTCGTGTTAGTGGGAGCGCAGCTGGGGGTGGAAGAACCGGAGCAAGACCTGGAGCGCACTCTGCCAACTC
It includes:
- the argC gene encoding N-acetyl-gamma-glutamyl-phosphate reductase, giving the protein MRKPKIFIDGEAGTTGLQIRLRLAGRNDLELLSIDPAKRKDEAERKRLLNQADVAILCLHDDVARATVGLVENPDTRLLDASSAHRVAEGWVYGFPEMSSEQPERIRRARFVANPGCYATGAIALLRPLVDAGLLPHDFAASVQGISGYSGGGRQLIEAMEGRGEHRLAGDYRAYGLELTHKHVPEMTQYSRLTHPPIFTPAVGRFAQGMLIVIPVHLWTLPQRVKAAELHAALAEHYRGQRFVTVMPLETYGAHHPVLDPQTLNGTNRMELFVYTNPEREQALLIARFDNLGKGASGAAVQNLDLMIGTERAYSYRL
- the argF gene encoding ornithine carbamoyltransferase — its product is MVEAKPTVSSLKGRDFLSNLDLSPAEYRLVLDTAHAMKRGEFKGQRPLEGQTLAMIFEKPSLRTRTTFEVAMNQLGGHAVNLTNAEIGLGTREPVRDIALNLERWVDGIMARVYLHSTLEELARYSSKPVINGLSDLLHPVQLLADYQTIEESFPDTRGLRVAYIGDGNNMANAHIQCAVLSGAKLTIATPRGYEPNALILMEALKLGADITLTHDPLEAARGAQVLYTDVWVSMGQEQEASQRRKIKDFAGFQVTPAMLDLIAPDGIFLHCLPAHYGEEVVEEATLHPKSRVFDQAENRLHAQKALLYHLLG
- a CDS encoding MarR family winged helix-turn-helix transcriptional regulator, with product MSWTVLTRMWKLMRDLRDETLPQLERLGLAPNDPWLLAGIEHHHHPTEVVRLTQMPAPTVSQMLKRLEAEGLLVRSLDPSDLRRYRFELTPRGCEVLRESRTLLMGAMERRLERLTPEQRRQFVELLDILVQSDPEKARKE
- the argJ gene encoding bifunctional glutamate N-acetyltransferase/amino-acid acetyltransferase ArgJ; this encodes MGMRLPIGFRAGSTRAGIKPSGKPDLGLLVAGVPCTWAFVGTLNRAAAPCVHRGRQLYASGGLLQAIVVNAGNANCATGQAGVEADRRMAELAAAQLGIAPEAVLTGSTGVIGQPLPIEKIAAGLPQIQLGPEVDPFMEAILTTDLVPKMAEAELPGGARVVGICKGSGMIQPNMATMLAYVLTDAAVPQTELRRGWKAVVDRSFNQVTVDTDTSTNDMAVLLSNGAAGEVPPAEFWAAVEGVCVSLARQLARDGEGATKLLTVKVSGARSDEEARKAALAVAASPLWKSAVYGNDPNWGRVMMAIGKSGAHFAVERVRISLQGIPLYAGRVLEFDRVAASTAMRAEEVIVEVDLGEGEGQGVAWGCDLTEEYIRINALYTT
- a CDS encoding Uma2 family endonuclease, which translates into the protein MAVREPQTLSRRYKLTVEDFYRLNLPPDKRYELIEGVVYEMPAIGPLHATLVRKFQDALYENFRGRALVSTQNPLRLGQHSMPQPDLALIRVADYRHEHPQAQDVYLVLEVAVTTLEDDRKKLAVYAKASIPEVWIVNPEAYRVEVYRQPKGSRYLSRRDHDPAEPVAPLAFPDAPLVLSW
- the bshA gene encoding N-acetyl-alpha-D-glucosaminyl L-malate synthase BshA; the encoded protein is MNIAILCHASAGGSGVVATELALALAKRGHQVHIVAPRRPFRLTQEPDWRSESFFQGMIRRIGRLLGVTPADAAVGREHVQFHQIGTVDYPLFDDALSTLTAANALTRLVEEHQIEIVHAHYAIPHATSALLAREITRGAFRVVTTLHGTDVTLLGLEPALKDTTRHAIEASDAVTAVSHDLARHTQAAFGIHRPIHVIHNWVDPERFKPIQDPLLRARFAQPDEALLIHVSNFRRVKRPQDVIRIFAKVAAKLPARLLMVGDGPERPECFALAQELEVMGRVQFLEFIPEVERVLGLADLMLMPSEQESFGLAVLEGMACGVPVVASRVGGLPEVVEEGKTGYLRAVGDIEGMAEAALEALSQPVHHRRLGEQARARAVECFHPEVILPRYLEVYQEALGLRATPAQGEGVKLSA